The following are encoded in a window of candidate division KSB1 bacterium genomic DNA:
- a CDS encoding N-6 DNA methylase gives LPDRADSERSWTVTRQEIEARNFDLKAVNPHRKNDEDTRTPEELIELIRAKGREVEEALAALSAQNER, from the coding sequence CTTGCCTGACCGCGCCGACAGTGAACGCAGCTGGACGGTGACGCGGCAGGAGATCGAAGCGCGTAACTTTGACCTCAAGGCGGTCAATCCCCATCGCAAAAACGACGAGGACACGCGCACGCCGGAGGAGCTGATCGAGCTGATCCGCGCCAAAGGCCGGGAAGTCGAAGAGGCGCTGGCGGCGTTGTCGGCTCAGAATGAAAGATGA
- a CDS encoding nucleotidyltransferase family protein: protein MNPALSMPREQIAAFCRKHGIRRLAIFGSALRGDFRPDSDVVVLVEFNPNRILTLFKIAAMERELSLIFSGRKADLRTPQDLSRYFRRQVMEDADVQYAEG from the coding sequence ATGAATCCTGCACTATCTATGCCGCGTGAACAAATCGCAGCTTTTTGTCGAAAACACGGCATTCGACGACTGGCGATTTTCGGATCGGCGCTGCGGGGGGATTTTCGTCCCGACAGCGATGTGGTTGTGTTGGTTGAATTTAATCCGAACCGCATTCTCACGCTGTTCAAGATCGCCGCTATGGAACGGGAATTATCGCTAATTTTCAGCGGCAGGAAGGCGGACTTGCGTACGCCGCAGGATCTCAGTCGCTATTTTCGCCGACAAGTCATGGAGGATGCAGACGTGCAATATGCGGAGGGATGA